A single window of Magnetococcales bacterium DNA harbors:
- a CDS encoding Hpt domain-containing protein translates to MSLKRALANHQFAFAFPAQLPLGGRTARSEERIEASLLSRSLTRMPPQEDQEAGRRRVMGHFRENRSLSGLSRRDLKRAPWFLFAAGEDGLVPAEDPAFLSAWVGWFEKNPASGTLADLLHNLLLHDPRGPCRALLKQGIERHLARSVQPHLVAWRERCVRFKLLEEEGPEAFAAMLYRGEGTFLELTRQAGLTGDLVSRGFVQRSLGHLLKRLRGYADADGLRVEELQALLNGFRDQQGRFQQLVAGFASQLAEVLLRPFQDREAEGRLRQLLRDFLVKYLGDPRTHPAAWNAVDPKAREVILGWLSGRPRHIDDKLWLFVQEANKQLAELETELFNLKNQGKTTPAGVLHRAIQRLHSVEGVAEFFGLSDVIDLCQEMEEVLGRMRDGRLEPDTEKVAWLLTRQELLRDRVNDVPGFSFHKSAPG, encoded by the coding sequence ATGAGCCTCAAGCGCGCTCTGGCCAACCACCAATTCGCCTTCGCCTTTCCGGCGCAACTGCCCCTGGGAGGGCGGACGGCCCGCTCCGAAGAGCGCATCGAGGCCTCGTTGCTGTCGCGTTCCCTGACGCGGATGCCGCCGCAAGAGGATCAGGAAGCGGGGCGTCGTCGGGTGATGGGCCACTTCCGGGAGAATCGCTCCTTGTCGGGTTTGTCGCGGCGGGATCTGAAACGCGCCCCGTGGTTTCTCTTCGCGGCGGGAGAGGACGGCCTGGTTCCGGCGGAGGATCCGGCCTTTCTTTCGGCCTGGGTGGGCTGGTTCGAGAAGAATCCTGCCAGCGGAACCCTGGCGGACCTGCTGCACAACCTGCTGCTGCACGATCCCCGGGGGCCGTGTCGCGCTTTGTTGAAACAGGGGATCGAACGGCATCTGGCCCGTAGCGTACAACCCCATCTGGTGGCCTGGCGGGAGCGTTGTGTCCGTTTCAAGCTGCTGGAGGAGGAGGGCCCGGAGGCCTTCGCCGCCATGCTTTACCGGGGGGAGGGCACGTTTCTGGAATTGACCCGGCAGGCGGGTTTGACGGGAGACCTGGTCAGCCGGGGGTTCGTGCAGCGCAGTTTGGGGCATCTGCTGAAACGACTGCGGGGTTACGCCGACGCCGACGGTTTGCGGGTGGAGGAGCTTCAGGCTCTGCTCAACGGTTTCCGGGATCAGCAGGGGCGGTTTCAGCAGCTGGTGGCCGGGTTTGCCTCCCAGTTGGCGGAGGTTCTGCTGCGACCCTTTCAGGATCGCGAGGCCGAAGGCCGCCTGCGCCAGCTGCTGCGGGATTTTCTGGTCAAGTATCTGGGGGATCCCCGCACCCATCCCGCCGCCTGGAACGCGGTGGACCCCAAAGCGCGGGAGGTCATTCTCGGCTGGCTCTCCGGGCGGCCCCGGCACATCGACGACAAGTTGTGGCTTTTCGTTCAGGAGGCCAACAAGCAACTTGCCGAGCTGGAGACGGAGCTGTTCAATCTCAAGAATCAGGGGAAGACCACTCCAGCCGGCGTGCTGCATCGGGCCATTCAGCGCTTGCACTCCGTGGAGGGCGTCGCGGAGTTTTTTGGTCTCTCCGACGTGATCGACCTCTGTCAGGAGATGGAGGAGGTTCTGGGGCGAATGCGGGATGGGCGGCTCGAACCCGATACGGAGAAGGTCGCCTGGCTGCTGACCCGACAGGAGCTGCTGCGGGATCGGGTCAACGACGTGCCGGGATTCTCCTTCCACAAGTCCGCGCCGGGCTGA
- a CDS encoding MFS transporter, whose protein sequence is MIFLTLVMALQPLYLSQVLGLARDNAGFVNANIQVITELVDLLFVGYLGYVSDRIGRIPLMIYGFLLAGVTAIFAPFDREIGAILGISALAVFYVVRVLMSLGGTLIWPQVATLTGDYTRPEDRPRLLANVGFMMAFGITLVYAVFMQLPEQIGVTATMWLAACIALAGAWLAKNLLVEIAQPHEGSGPFPFREIWALVKREQGLRLSFLSAFTARNDMVIIGLFLMTWFVYFADLMEGVSHAQAASRAGLVIGLVGVVVLISIPVWGRLTLRIGRIPAVALGLLLSAIGFSAMGLILNPFSWWILLPVTVVGVGQAGCILVPQTLALDLAPERIRGSVLGVFNTVGCFGVIFFLQIGGILFDWIGPTAPFVFTGVVNMLLFVYALLVMRNAGPVASPSCV, encoded by the coding sequence ATGATCTTTTTGACCCTGGTGATGGCCCTGCAGCCCCTCTATCTCAGCCAGGTGCTGGGGCTGGCCCGGGATAATGCCGGGTTCGTCAACGCCAACATCCAGGTGATCACCGAACTGGTGGACCTGCTCTTCGTGGGCTACCTGGGCTACGTTTCCGATCGCATCGGACGCATTCCGCTGATGATCTACGGTTTCCTGCTGGCCGGGGTGACGGCGATTTTCGCCCCCTTCGACCGGGAGATCGGCGCCATTCTGGGCATCAGCGCCCTGGCGGTCTTTTATGTGGTGCGGGTTCTCATGTCCCTGGGCGGAACCCTGATCTGGCCCCAGGTGGCCACCCTTACCGGAGACTACACCCGCCCGGAGGACCGCCCCCGGCTGTTGGCCAACGTGGGTTTCATGATGGCCTTCGGCATCACCCTGGTCTACGCGGTCTTCATGCAGTTGCCGGAGCAGATCGGCGTGACGGCCACCATGTGGCTGGCGGCCTGCATCGCCCTGGCCGGAGCCTGGCTGGCCAAGAATTTGCTGGTGGAGATCGCCCAGCCCCATGAGGGGAGCGGACCTTTCCCGTTCCGGGAAATCTGGGCTCTGGTCAAGCGGGAGCAGGGTTTGCGCCTCAGTTTCCTCTCCGCGTTCACCGCGCGCAACGACATGGTCATCATCGGACTCTTCCTGATGACCTGGTTCGTCTATTTCGCCGATCTGATGGAGGGCGTCAGCCACGCACAGGCTGCCTCCCGCGCGGGCTTGGTGATCGGTCTGGTGGGTGTGGTGGTGCTGATTTCCATCCCGGTGTGGGGTCGACTCACCCTGCGCATCGGACGCATCCCGGCGGTGGCCCTGGGGCTTCTCCTCTCCGCCATCGGGTTTTCCGCCATGGGGTTGATCCTCAACCCCTTCTCCTGGTGGATCCTGCTGCCGGTAACCGTCGTCGGCGTCGGCCAGGCCGGTTGCATCCTGGTGCCCCAAACCCTGGCCCTGGATCTGGCTCCGGAGAGAATTCGCGGTTCGGTGCTGGGGGTATTCAACACCGTGGGCTGTTTCGGGGTGATCTTCTTCCTCCAGATCGGAGGCATCCTCTTCGACTGGATCGGCCCCACCGCCCCCTTCGTCTTCACCGGCGTGGTCAATATGCTGCTTTTCGTCTACGCCTTGCTGGTTATGAGGAACGCCGGACCGGTGGCCTCACCGTCCTGCGTCTAA
- a CDS encoding trypsin-like peptidase domain-containing protein has protein sequence MLSNKSVECGLEYRKYLYIVGILAIVGLAGSYWYLNYFLDEIGIDSEKALKATRDMGRRGVAAIAEIPGTPVQSAPPSMVQAQPAGFWPPAANAATAPTDQESFSTVVRSILPSVVNVSTQNRAAPFQSAAGPANPAVANNDGVLKFASPYSGVAMESIGSGVIVSADGYVISNFHVVENAQNIFVTVFGALGTQRYPAEVIRLDPARDLVLLKINVPLPLQPAPLGNSDLIQVGDPVITVGCPFGLDQTVSKGIISGARKAVTIEGVVHKDLIQTDAAINQGNSGGPLVSRFGYVIGINTAIYSPTQAFSGVGFAVPVNAMREFLSEVIALPEVTPAMAQQGWNGQSWPVAAKRMPPPPIPANAVAPHGDRGACESCHVILPAGQLAHLPASTFGIPGGANGLNVALATANAPAGQPAVNPTPGVKEASVIGAEFKALDDVLIQRFKPPFSNGVFVQGIMPGSAAEMAGMQVGDILFKLDGRWLRTPDELQTRLKTYAVGDKARFSLVRKQMRMDLNVTIAPPPVNVAQPLPAAAPPPVAPPTPGAPAKAAPPAPTEFEWMGMELQPIQAAMAAKTPALKDKKGAVIQEIDPGLQADQAGVLANDIVIAINSQPVSTNVELDKAIQASATAKTILLDVERGGKRMFVTLK, from the coding sequence ATGCTCTCAAACAAAAGCGTCGAGTGCGGACTGGAATACCGGAAATATCTCTATATCGTCGGGATTCTGGCCATCGTGGGCCTGGCGGGCAGCTACTGGTACCTGAACTATTTCCTGGATGAGATCGGTATCGACTCCGAAAAGGCCCTCAAGGCGACCCGCGACATGGGCCGCCGGGGCGTGGCCGCCATTGCCGAAATTCCCGGAACCCCGGTACAGAGCGCCCCCCCTTCCATGGTGCAAGCCCAACCCGCCGGATTCTGGCCGCCGGCGGCCAATGCGGCAACGGCGCCGACGGACCAGGAGTCCTTCTCGACGGTGGTGCGTTCCATCCTGCCCAGCGTGGTCAACGTCAGCACGCAAAACCGCGCCGCGCCCTTCCAAAGCGCCGCAGGCCCCGCGAATCCCGCCGTCGCCAACAACGACGGCGTCCTGAAATTCGCCAGCCCCTACTCCGGCGTGGCCATGGAGAGCATCGGTTCCGGAGTGATCGTCTCGGCGGACGGCTACGTGATCAGCAACTTCCATGTGGTGGAAAACGCCCAGAACATCTTCGTCACCGTCTTCGGCGCCCTGGGCACGCAACGCTATCCCGCCGAAGTCATCCGCCTCGATCCGGCCCGCGACCTGGTGCTGCTGAAGATCAACGTGCCCCTGCCCCTGCAACCCGCCCCCCTGGGCAACAGCGACCTCATCCAGGTGGGCGACCCGGTCATCACCGTGGGTTGTCCCTTCGGCCTGGATCAAACCGTCAGCAAGGGCATCATCTCCGGGGCCCGCAAAGCCGTCACCATCGAGGGCGTGGTCCACAAAGACCTCATCCAGACCGATGCGGCCATCAACCAGGGCAACTCCGGCGGACCGCTGGTATCGCGCTTCGGCTACGTTATCGGCATCAATACCGCCATCTACTCCCCCACCCAGGCCTTTTCGGGAGTCGGCTTCGCGGTGCCCGTCAACGCCATGCGCGAGTTCCTCTCCGAGGTGATCGCCCTGCCGGAAGTGACGCCGGCCATGGCCCAACAGGGCTGGAACGGACAGAGCTGGCCGGTGGCCGCCAAACGCATGCCCCCGCCGCCCATCCCCGCCAATGCCGTGGCACCCCATGGGGATCGGGGCGCCTGCGAGAGTTGCCATGTGATTCTGCCCGCCGGACAACTGGCCCATCTGCCGGCCTCGACCTTCGGCATTCCCGGCGGGGCCAACGGTCTCAACGTGGCCCTGGCGACCGCCAATGCCCCTGCCGGCCAACCGGCCGTCAATCCGACACCCGGCGTGAAGGAAGCCTCGGTTATCGGCGCGGAGTTCAAAGCCCTGGACGACGTCCTGATCCAGCGTTTCAAACCCCCCTTCTCCAACGGCGTTTTCGTGCAGGGCATCATGCCCGGTTCGGCGGCGGAAATGGCCGGAATGCAGGTGGGGGACATCCTCTTCAAGCTCGATGGCCGCTGGCTGCGCACCCCGGATGAGCTGCAAACCCGCCTGAAGACCTACGCCGTCGGTGACAAGGCCCGCTTCTCGCTGGTGCGCAAGCAGATGCGCATGGATCTGAACGTGACCATCGCGCCGCCTCCGGTCAACGTGGCCCAACCCCTGCCCGCCGCCGCTCCGCCCCCCGTCGCCCCCCCCACTCCGGGAGCCCCGGCCAAGGCCGCCCCGCCGGCCCCGACCGAGTTCGAGTGGATGGGCATGGAGCTGCAGCCCATCCAGGCGGCCATGGCCGCCAAAACCCCGGCACTCAAGGACAAGAAGGGCGCCGTGATTCAGGAGATCGACCCCGGTTTGCAAGCGGACCAGGCCGGCGTTCTCGCCAACGACATCGTCATCGCCATCAACAGCCAACCGGTCTCGACCAACGTGGAGCTGGACAAAGCCATCCAGGCATCCGCGACAGCAAAAACAATACTTCTGGATGTGGAGCGCGGCGGTAAACGTATGTTTGTTACCTTGAAATGA
- a CDS encoding rod shape-determining protein has product MKTTGQQGGPLLLGIDLGTSRTMVLSNRGARATVRSVVGYPKDIIGVKLMHQSHMIGEDALKRQSYLDIHYPLEDGVLKEANDQAADAAKLLLKHAISLANPQPGDQIYGVLGVPARASMFNKNQLLKITQEVLDLSMVVSEPFMAAYQIDQLNNAIIIDIGAGTTDICAMKGTIPSGDEQVTVLKAGNYIDLVLENLIRENYPTVQMTNNLARKIKEQYAFVGVPKEDVIVNLRVGGKPGSFNLTKEIRTACETIVTEIVENLQSLVMVFDPEDQEEALQNIYLTGGGSSIRGIDNLIAAMMKDYGNVVVRQVPDPDYCGGAGALKLAMELPPQYWEQVGHVSRNVK; this is encoded by the coding sequence ATGAAAACAACGGGACAACAAGGTGGTCCGCTCTTGCTCGGCATCGATCTGGGAACCTCCAGGACGATGGTCTTGTCGAACCGGGGCGCTCGCGCCACGGTGCGCTCCGTAGTGGGTTATCCGAAGGACATCATCGGCGTCAAACTCATGCATCAGTCCCATATGATCGGAGAGGATGCGCTGAAGCGCCAATCCTATCTGGACATCCACTATCCCCTGGAAGACGGTGTGCTCAAGGAGGCCAACGACCAGGCGGCGGATGCGGCCAAACTGCTGCTCAAACACGCCATCAGCCTGGCCAACCCGCAACCCGGCGACCAGATTTACGGCGTGCTGGGCGTTCCGGCCCGAGCCTCCATGTTCAACAAGAACCAGCTCCTGAAGATCACCCAGGAGGTGCTCGACCTCTCCATGGTCGTCTCCGAACCCTTCATGGCGGCTTACCAGATCGACCAGCTCAACAACGCCATCATCATCGACATCGGCGCCGGCACCACCGACATCTGCGCCATGAAAGGCACCATCCCCAGCGGGGACGAACAGGTGACGGTGCTGAAGGCGGGCAACTACATCGACCTCGTGCTGGAAAATCTCATCCGGGAAAACTATCCCACGGTGCAGATGACCAACAATCTGGCCCGCAAGATCAAGGAGCAGTACGCCTTCGTCGGCGTGCCCAAGGAGGATGTCATCGTCAACCTGCGGGTCGGTGGCAAACCGGGATCCTTCAACCTCACCAAAGAGATTCGCACCGCCTGCGAAACCATCGTCACGGAAATTGTGGAAAACCTGCAAAGCCTGGTCATGGTCTTCGACCCGGAAGATCAGGAGGAGGCCCTGCAAAACATTTACCTCACCGGAGGGGGTTCCAGCATCCGGGGCATCGACAACCTGATCGCCGCCATGATGAAGGACTACGGCAATGTGGTGGTGCGGCAGGTTCCCGATCCCGATTACTGCGGCGGCGCGGGAGCCCTGAAGCTGGCCATGGAATTGCCGCCCCAATATTGGGAACAAGTTGGGCATGTCTCCCGGAATGTGAAATAA
- a CDS encoding LapA family protein, which yields MTKPFISLLLSILLLIFASQNMAPVQIRLIVGPPLEMPLILIISGAFIGGFVLATVNHLARKTLSRNRRRDEGL from the coding sequence GTGACCAAACCCTTCATCTCCTTGCTTCTCTCTATCCTGCTGTTGATCTTCGCATCCCAGAACATGGCACCGGTGCAGATCCGGCTGATCGTGGGACCACCCCTCGAAATGCCGCTGATTCTGATCATCTCCGGGGCTTTCATCGGCGGCTTCGTTCTGGCCACCGTGAACCATTTGGCGCGCAAGACCCTCTCGCGCAACCGGCGCAGGGATGAAGGTTTATGA
- the mamM gene encoding magnetosome biogenesis CDF transporter MamM codes for MSYPQCILCYQSVGWIGLIANIALSILKVFVGVISGSQALLIDALYSLKDVLTSFLIVFGLKVSKQPIDQEHQFGHGKAEFLFSLTVGLCMIVITGLFIYFEADKLWQGGSHKAPHMIALWAALFAVGANIFLWYYTRCVAHQINSPIVSILSQHQKSDAYSSVAVAFGIIGSHYLNLPWLDTLVAVGECLDLFHLGVKISWDSVQGLMDVSAPQEMVQRVEELARTVKGVKAVEEVRTRRVGQEVWITLVIGVDPELTVERGKEISLWVEERLVDSIPHIGDVTVHFKSAEGSLPELKHLEGDIVAMRHKLAQLQLDNPKGATP; via the coding sequence ATGAGTTATCCCCAGTGCATTCTCTGTTACCAATCCGTGGGATGGATCGGGCTGATCGCCAACATCGCCCTCTCCATTCTCAAGGTGTTCGTTGGGGTTATCTCAGGCTCCCAGGCTCTGTTGATTGATGCGTTATATTCCTTAAAGGATGTACTGACTTCATTCCTGATTGTTTTTGGTTTAAAGGTTTCCAAACAGCCCATCGATCAGGAACACCAGTTCGGCCACGGCAAGGCGGAGTTCCTCTTCTCCCTCACCGTCGGTCTCTGCATGATCGTCATCACCGGGTTGTTCATCTACTTCGAGGCGGACAAGCTGTGGCAGGGGGGAAGCCACAAAGCCCCCCATATGATCGCCCTGTGGGCCGCCCTCTTCGCCGTCGGCGCCAACATTTTCCTCTGGTACTACACCCGTTGCGTGGCCCACCAGATCAACAGCCCCATCGTCTCCATCCTCTCCCAGCACCAGAAGTCCGACGCCTACTCCTCCGTCGCGGTGGCCTTCGGTATCATCGGCTCCCACTACCTGAACCTGCCCTGGCTGGACACCCTGGTGGCCGTGGGCGAGTGCCTCGACCTCTTCCACCTGGGGGTCAAGATCTCCTGGGATTCGGTACAGGGGCTGATGGACGTCTCGGCTCCCCAGGAGATGGTACAGCGTGTCGAGGAGCTGGCCCGCACCGTCAAAGGGGTCAAGGCCGTGGAAGAGGTGCGCACCCGCCGGGTGGGCCAGGAGGTCTGGATCACCCTGGTCATCGGCGTCGATCCCGAGCTGACCGTGGAACGGGGCAAGGAGATCAGCCTGTGGGTGGAGGAGCGACTGGTGGACTCCATTCCCCATATCGGCGACGTTACCGTCCATTTCAAGTCGGCGGAAGGCTCTCTGCCGGAGTTGAAACACCTGGAAGGGGACATCGTCGCCATGCGCCACAAGCTGGCCCAGCTCCAATTGGACAACCCCAAGGGAGCCACCCCCTGA
- a CDS encoding sodium:proton antiporter, which translates to MDAALVTVALFVGIFLLVQLDLVDRGPAMLGGALAFLFLGWALDFYTLDRAVASIYFDSLSLLFGMSLISNALFRSGLFQELAWRTVRFSRGQTLLILVLLVLITYTISLFFTNLSVMVIMVPMTLVLTRAMALTPAPIVAAELVASNLGGASTLVGDFPNMIIGAVSRLHFDDFIRGMMAPCLILLAVLLVFFQRRLRLETASPLNAESVHRALENLSPNHAPGRAGIDPYLLRVGSWVLLSTLAGFFLAQPLGVQPSSITFVAGMAMLVLGRIPREQLFEAMSGGDLLFFLGLFVMVGGLQAAGVLEGLHELVVTLGGGSATLSLLVLMWLAGLLTPLLNAGPATAFLIPVAKALSLSFPGSAVWWALSLGVLAGSSASLSGATAGPVVASMMASRARQLPPEEVNAGSVLDFHGYLRWGLPIAGIFLGISSLYIVVITP; encoded by the coding sequence ATGGACGCCGCCCTGGTCACCGTGGCCCTCTTCGTGGGAATCTTCCTCCTGGTGCAGTTGGACCTCGTGGACCGGGGCCCGGCCATGCTGGGCGGCGCCCTGGCCTTCCTGTTCCTGGGCTGGGCCCTCGACTTCTACACCCTGGACCGGGCTGTCGCATCCATCTACTTCGACAGTCTCTCCCTGCTCTTCGGCATGTCCCTGATCTCCAACGCCCTTTTCCGCTCGGGCCTTTTCCAGGAACTGGCCTGGCGCACCGTGCGCTTTTCACGGGGCCAGACCCTGTTGATCCTGGTGCTGCTGGTGTTGATCACCTACACCATCTCCCTCTTCTTCACCAATCTCTCGGTCATGGTCATCATGGTGCCCATGACCCTGGTACTGACCCGCGCCATGGCCCTCACCCCCGCCCCCATCGTCGCGGCGGAGCTGGTGGCTTCCAATCTGGGCGGCGCTTCCACCCTGGTGGGCGACTTCCCCAACATGATCATCGGCGCCGTCTCCCGGTTGCACTTCGATGACTTCATCCGGGGCATGATGGCCCCCTGTCTCATCCTGCTGGCGGTCCTGCTGGTCTTTTTCCAGAGGCGGCTGCGCCTGGAGACCGCCTCACCGCTGAATGCCGAATCGGTCCACCGGGCCTTGGAAAATCTGTCGCCGAACCACGCCCCCGGTCGGGCGGGCATCGATCCCTATCTGCTTCGGGTGGGGAGCTGGGTTCTGCTGTCGACCCTGGCCGGTTTCTTCCTGGCCCAACCCTTGGGTGTGCAACCCTCCAGCATCACCTTCGTGGCCGGGATGGCCATGCTCGTTCTGGGGCGCATCCCCCGCGAGCAGCTCTTCGAGGCCATGAGCGGCGGCGATCTGCTCTTTTTCCTGGGGTTGTTCGTCATGGTGGGGGGGCTTCAGGCGGCCGGCGTTCTGGAGGGTCTGCACGAACTGGTGGTCACCCTGGGCGGCGGCAGCGCCACCCTCTCCCTGCTGGTATTGATGTGGCTGGCGGGATTGCTGACCCCCCTGCTCAACGCCGGCCCCGCCACCGCCTTCCTGATTCCCGTGGCCAAGGCCCTGAGCCTCTCCTTTCCCGGCAGCGCCGTCTGGTGGGCCCTCTCCCTGGGGGTGCTGGCCGGCTCCTCCGCCAGCCTTTCGGGAGCGACCGCCGGTCCGGTGGTCGCCAGCATGATGGCCAGCCGGGCGCGACAACTGCCCCCGGAAGAGGTCAACGCCGGCTCCGTACTCGACTTCCACGGCTATTTGCGCTGGGGTTTGCCCATTGCGGGCATTTTTTTGGGAATTTCATCCCTGTACATCGTGGTGATCACCCCCTGA
- a CDS encoding TSUP family transporter, which produces MRQFKASSRIIPFCRQSWRLPAAVLILFFFGTMAWGVHLVRDHRDQLNITLFGLANTPRSTTAIGHVVAMTTPGDPDLNPVRVALVNIAGTTKPQNGNPAGYISAGSGVLVNPKGYVVTAFHLIQDLAEIQVRVQTPFGPREYPAKTVKVVREHDLALVKIVSQDVFPYVALDNAPLLKVGDTVQAWGDPLGTDAMQRVGNVERIDLTEPVPVRDLNLTHLMQTSAVFHWAQSGGPLINDQGHLVGINLAVEAPTGRIVGYAVPANVLITHFQEVVTFARKISSTPAPQNTDPAAASPAAPRPPRTADRWWQKAQGLLGIDLGKHVGLTTPADAASPAMRDPAHEPSLRLLGYTPQNFLGLLLLGFVSGISGGMMTMGGGIIKVTGLMWFFGYGLLLVRPVAYITNIFMYGAAMLRYQRQGLLRFDMCKPLIPWAMGGMVLGYFIGNVMSKTAIQWLLGAFALLLAVKMLVEISESGRATPDLDDAPTHPRRPDANLVTWLQKYFGSNVDDDAPAPEFVHPMARHGILGLPMGIISGILGITGGVIEVPLQRYIARLPLRNAIANSATLVFFASLVGSVVALWHGVQSGSFELQTPIVMALILTPGAFLGGMAGAWLTSVIPLNMLRWIYAVLMLVIAVRMFLI; this is translated from the coding sequence ATGAGACAGTTCAAGGCTTCTTCCCGCATCATCCCTTTTTGCCGACAGTCCTGGCGCCTCCCGGCAGCCGTGCTGATTCTCTTTTTCTTCGGCACCATGGCCTGGGGCGTTCATCTGGTGCGGGACCACCGGGACCAGTTGAACATCACCCTCTTCGGCCTGGCCAACACGCCCCGGTCCACCACCGCGATCGGTCATGTGGTGGCCATGACCACGCCGGGAGATCCGGACCTCAACCCGGTGCGCGTGGCCCTGGTCAACATCGCGGGAACCACCAAACCGCAAAACGGCAATCCGGCCGGATACATCTCCGCCGGATCCGGGGTGCTGGTCAATCCCAAGGGCTATGTGGTCACGGCCTTTCACCTGATTCAGGATCTCGCGGAAATCCAGGTCAGGGTGCAAACCCCCTTCGGCCCCCGGGAATATCCGGCCAAAACCGTCAAGGTGGTGCGGGAACACGATCTGGCCCTGGTCAAGATCGTCTCCCAGGATGTCTTCCCCTACGTGGCGCTGGACAACGCCCCGCTGTTGAAGGTCGGCGACACGGTGCAAGCCTGGGGAGATCCCTTGGGCACCGACGCCATGCAGCGCGTGGGTAACGTGGAGCGCATCGATCTTACGGAACCCGTCCCCGTGAGGGATCTCAATCTCACCCATCTGATGCAGACCAGCGCGGTTTTCCATTGGGCGCAAAGCGGCGGACCCCTGATCAACGATCAAGGGCATCTGGTGGGCATCAACCTGGCCGTGGAAGCCCCCACAGGCCGCATCGTGGGCTATGCGGTACCGGCCAACGTGCTGATCACCCATTTTCAGGAGGTGGTCACTTTCGCCCGCAAGATATCCTCCACCCCCGCCCCCCAAAACACCGATCCGGCAGCCGCTTCCCCCGCCGCACCGCGCCCTCCGCGCACCGCCGACCGCTGGTGGCAGAAGGCGCAGGGGCTTCTCGGCATCGATCTGGGCAAACATGTGGGCCTGACCACCCCGGCGGATGCGGCTTCCCCCGCCATGCGCGACCCGGCCCACGAACCCTCGTTGCGCCTGCTGGGCTACACTCCGCAGAACTTCCTGGGTCTGTTGCTGCTCGGTTTCGTCTCCGGGATCAGCGGCGGCATGATGACCATGGGCGGCGGCATCATCAAGGTGACCGGTTTGATGTGGTTCTTCGGCTACGGACTGCTGCTGGTGCGTCCCGTGGCCTACATCACCAACATCTTCATGTACGGCGCCGCCATGTTGCGCTATCAGCGCCAGGGACTGCTGCGTTTCGATATGTGCAAACCCCTGATCCCCTGGGCCATGGGCGGCATGGTGCTGGGCTACTTCATCGGCAACGTCATGTCGAAAACGGCCATCCAGTGGCTGTTGGGCGCCTTCGCCCTCCTCCTGGCCGTGAAGATGCTGGTGGAAATCTCCGAGTCGGGCCGGGCAACCCCGGACCTGGACGATGCCCCGACCCACCCCCGGCGACCCGATGCAAACCTGGTGACCTGGCTGCAGAAATACTTCGGCAGTAACGTCGATGATGACGCCCCCGCACCCGAATTCGTCCATCCCATGGCCCGCCACGGCATTCTCGGGCTGCCCATGGGCATCATCAGCGGCATCCTGGGCATCACCGGCGGGGTCATCGAGGTGCCGTTGCAACGCTACATCGCCCGACTTCCGCTGCGCAACGCCATTGCCAACAGCGCCACCCTGGTCTTTTTTGCCTCCCTGGTGGGTTCGGTTGTGGCCTTGTGGCACGGGGTGCAAAGCGGCTCCTTCGAGTTGCAGACCCCCATCGTCATGGCCCTGATCCTGACGCCGGGCGCCTTCCTCGGCGGCATGGCCGGCGCCTGGCTGACCTCGGTGATCCCCCTCAACATGCTGCGCTGGATCTATGCCGTTCTGATGCTGGTGATTGCGGTGAGGATGTTCCTGATATGA